One Gordonia mangrovi genomic region harbors:
- a CDS encoding ABC transporter ATP-binding protein translates to MNTKSQAAPGSVIDPPTPIVQASGVEQHFGSVHALGPVDLTIERGEFVSIVGPSGCGKSTLLEIVGALQDPFRGTVEVGGSRLNGPRRHTAIVFQESATLPWRTVLDNVAFALEVRGVGKRARRDRARELVGAVGLSGFEDHYPAQLSGGMRQRVAMARAMSMEPDLILADEPFGALDEQTRMLMAEELLRVVSTIGCGVLFITHSIQEAVLLSDRVLVMGRRPGTFIDEVPITLPRPRAHAALSEASATAAQDRIWSQIRAEAEAAMGQQR, encoded by the coding sequence ATGAACACCAAATCCCAAGCAGCGCCCGGCTCAGTGATCGACCCACCAACACCGATCGTGCAGGCCAGCGGTGTCGAACAACACTTCGGTTCGGTACACGCACTCGGTCCCGTCGACCTCACGATCGAGCGCGGTGAGTTCGTATCCATCGTCGGGCCGAGTGGTTGCGGCAAGTCGACCCTGCTCGAGATCGTCGGCGCACTACAGGACCCGTTCCGAGGAACGGTAGAGGTCGGCGGATCACGGCTCAACGGTCCTCGGCGTCACACCGCGATCGTCTTCCAGGAGTCGGCAACGCTGCCCTGGCGCACCGTGCTCGACAATGTCGCATTCGCTCTGGAGGTCAGAGGCGTCGGCAAGCGAGCACGCCGCGATCGAGCTCGCGAACTCGTCGGAGCCGTCGGGCTGAGCGGGTTCGAAGACCACTACCCTGCACAGCTGTCCGGGGGTATGCGACAGCGCGTGGCCATGGCACGCGCGATGTCCATGGAACCCGACCTGATCCTCGCCGACGAGCCCTTCGGTGCACTCGACGAACAGACACGGATGCTCATGGCAGAGGAGCTGCTGCGCGTGGTCTCGACCATCGGTTGCGGCGTTCTGTTCATCACGCACAGCATCCAAGAAGCGGTGCTCCTCTCCGACCGAGTGCTGGTGATGGGAAGGCGCCCAGGAACGTTCATCGACGAAGTGCCGATCACGCTGCCGCGACCGCGGGCCCATGCTGCCCTGTCGGAAGCCTCTGCCACGGCCGCCCAAGATCGGATCTGGAGCCAGATTCGAGCAGAGGCCGAAGCTGCGATGGGACAACAACGGTGA
- a CDS encoding ABC transporter substrate-binding protein → MRGQRLFLNPQPARHRSTIMIRVGTTMAAGALVASLALSACSADGDGGYATSFDIAVSNATEPYSIPWLVGKDQGFFEDRGVTIGDIVPSKGGGTTIRNMLSGDLPIADVGFTSVLETQGSGADLTVVGGATQSVYGLDFYSLSSNADIEGINDISRWAYTNPQSVTQALTFILPQVAGATQPIERVSSGGVGEGVALLEAGDVDVAVVPPSVVAKTDKFRVAVSSADYLEKFQQSVITTTPEFAADNPDTVRAVVAGYAESVDHIRAHPDDAAQLYADYIGIDLEAAKTIVGKAVQYDNWGAGFNADAIEQAVQAQRVAMDTDDLEFCNLFHDDFLPDDVSDTLPDECK, encoded by the coding sequence ATGCGAGGACAACGTCTCTTTTTAAACCCACAACCAGCACGACATCGGAGCACAATCATGATCAGAGTAGGGACAACAATGGCAGCGGGAGCGCTGGTCGCAAGCCTCGCACTGAGTGCCTGTTCGGCCGACGGGGATGGCGGCTATGCCACGTCGTTCGACATCGCCGTCAGCAACGCCACCGAGCCGTACTCGATCCCGTGGCTTGTCGGTAAGGACCAGGGATTCTTCGAAGATCGAGGCGTGACGATCGGCGACATCGTCCCGAGCAAGGGCGGCGGCACGACTATCCGCAACATGCTCAGCGGCGACCTGCCGATCGCCGACGTCGGATTCACCTCCGTGCTCGAAACCCAGGGATCTGGAGCCGATCTAACCGTCGTGGGCGGCGCCACGCAGAGTGTCTACGGGCTGGACTTCTACTCGCTGTCCAGCAACGCCGACATCGAAGGCATCAATGACATCTCGCGGTGGGCCTACACCAACCCGCAGTCGGTCACCCAGGCGCTGACGTTCATTCTTCCGCAGGTGGCCGGCGCAACACAGCCGATCGAACGGGTGTCGTCGGGTGGGGTCGGAGAAGGAGTCGCCCTCCTCGAAGCCGGCGACGTCGACGTCGCCGTGGTGCCGCCATCAGTCGTTGCCAAAACCGACAAATTCCGCGTGGCAGTGTCGAGTGCCGACTATCTCGAAAAGTTCCAGCAGAGCGTCATCACCACCACTCCCGAGTTCGCCGCCGACAACCCGGACACCGTGCGGGCGGTGGTCGCCGGCTACGCCGAATCGGTCGACCACATCCGAGCGCATCCTGATGACGCCGCCCAGCTCTATGCCGACTACATCGGTATCGATCTCGAAGCGGCCAAAACGATTGTGGGCAAGGCAGTTCAGTACGACAACTGGGGAGCGGGTTTCAACGCGGACGCGATCGAACAAGCGGTTCAGGCGCAACGCGTCGCCATGGATACCGACGACCTCGAATTCTGCAATCTGTTCCACGACGACTTCCTACCCGACGACGTCTCCGACACCCTCCCCGACGAATGCAAGTGA
- a CDS encoding 2-methylaconitate cis-trans isomerase PrpF family protein → MRGGTSKGVYFHVGDLPADRSERDEILLRVMGSPDPLQIDGLGGSRAITSKVAIVGPSTRSDADVDYTFAQVAVDQSLVQWNGNCGNISAGVGPFAVDEGLVSATDGITRVRIFNTNTGKVMTAYVPVTGGRHNPAGTFAIPGVPGTGAEIVMDWSATIGSRTGKLLPTDNVVDLLTLSDGSSVPVTICDVANPAVWVSASSIQARGNESKAEIDESGPLLRTLQEIRARVAERLQISPNWQDADKITPGLPVVGMVAPPSGYTTIDGTPVAADRMDLSVRLLFMGKVHESLAGTASVNLAAASRTPGTVVADATANTDSERLRAGHPSGVMSVSVACEPGEHTTPRFHLLGMGRTARRIADCQIYL, encoded by the coding sequence ATGCGCGGCGGCACCAGCAAGGGTGTGTACTTCCACGTCGGCGACCTGCCTGCCGACCGCTCGGAGCGCGACGAGATCCTGTTGCGCGTGATGGGCTCACCGGATCCTCTGCAGATCGACGGCCTCGGCGGGTCACGAGCCATCACCTCGAAGGTTGCGATCGTCGGCCCCTCCACCCGGTCCGACGCGGATGTCGACTACACCTTCGCTCAGGTGGCTGTCGATCAGTCGCTTGTGCAGTGGAACGGCAACTGCGGAAACATATCTGCCGGCGTAGGACCCTTCGCGGTCGACGAGGGCCTGGTATCGGCGACCGACGGCATCACCCGAGTGCGCATCTTCAACACCAACACGGGCAAGGTGATGACCGCTTACGTCCCGGTCACGGGCGGTCGACACAACCCGGCGGGCACCTTCGCCATCCCAGGCGTTCCGGGCACCGGCGCCGAGATCGTCATGGACTGGTCGGCAACCATTGGTTCTCGTACCGGGAAACTACTACCAACAGACAATGTCGTGGATCTCCTGACGCTTTCCGATGGCAGTAGCGTTCCGGTCACGATCTGCGACGTCGCGAATCCGGCGGTCTGGGTGTCCGCCTCATCGATCCAAGCTCGTGGCAACGAATCCAAGGCCGAGATCGACGAGTCCGGACCACTACTGCGCACACTGCAGGAGATCCGGGCACGGGTTGCCGAGAGGCTCCAGATATCCCCGAACTGGCAGGACGCGGACAAGATCACACCGGGTCTACCCGTGGTCGGTATGGTTGCGCCGCCATCCGGGTACACCACGATCGACGGCACCCCGGTCGCCGCAGATCGGATGGACCTATCGGTTCGATTGCTCTTCATGGGCAAGGTGCACGAAAGCCTGGCCGGCACCGCGTCGGTCAACCTCGCAGCGGCTTCCCGAACCCCGGGGACTGTTGTCGCCGACGCGACGGCCAATACCGACTCAGAGCGACTCCGTGCGGGGCATCCCTCCGGCGTCATGAGCGTATCGGTCGCCTGTGAACCCGGCGAGCACACCACACCACGGTTTCACCTGCTCGGCATGGGCAGGACAGCACGGCGCATCGCCGACTGCCAGATCTACCTCTGA
- a CDS encoding isocitrate lyase/PEP mutase family protein: MIEPTVTIASPGARLRALVETGEFIAAPGIYDGLTAALVESTGFPAAYVSGGAASVAVTGVPDLGLMTGSEMAAHVSRLRAMSSLPLIVDIDTGYGNELNVRHTIERMWRAGAAAVHIEDQQLPKRCGHLSGKSISSLADSVSRVRAAVIAAAGTDLMVIARTDALAVEGREVAITRAHAFEDAGADMIFIEAPESIDDLEAIGSSVTTPLVVNVIANSRTPLLSADEYRDLGFTVGIYPAVTIAAAAGAVRSALHQLIANGLPPVDGEGPADLFEIVGLSSWLEWPSQNGLVPEGRTAG, from the coding sequence ATGATCGAGCCGACCGTTACCATCGCGTCTCCGGGTGCTCGTCTGCGCGCCCTCGTGGAGACCGGTGAGTTCATCGCCGCCCCCGGTATCTACGACGGCCTCACCGCCGCACTTGTGGAATCAACGGGTTTCCCCGCCGCCTATGTGTCCGGTGGTGCTGCTTCTGTCGCGGTGACGGGTGTACCCGACCTCGGACTGATGACGGGGTCGGAGATGGCCGCACATGTCAGTCGGCTCCGCGCAATGTCCTCGCTGCCCCTGATCGTCGACATCGACACCGGCTACGGAAATGAACTCAACGTCCGCCACACCATCGAACGGATGTGGCGAGCGGGAGCCGCCGCGGTACACATCGAAGATCAGCAGTTGCCCAAGCGATGCGGCCACTTGTCGGGGAAGTCGATCTCATCGCTGGCCGATTCGGTCTCGCGCGTACGCGCTGCCGTGATCGCCGCCGCCGGCACGGATCTGATGGTGATTGCACGAACCGACGCTTTGGCGGTCGAGGGCCGGGAGGTGGCCATCACCCGCGCTCATGCATTCGAAGATGCCGGCGCCGACATGATCTTCATCGAAGCACCAGAAAGCATCGACGACCTCGAGGCCATCGGATCGTCAGTGACTACCCCTCTGGTGGTCAACGTGATCGCCAATTCACGCACACCGCTGCTGTCCGCCGACGAGTACCGCGATCTCGGCTTCACCGTGGGGATCTACCCGGCGGTGACGATCGCGGCGGCGGCCGGTGCCGTCCGGTCGGCACTACATCAACTGATAGCCAACGGATTGCCGCCCGTTGACGGCGAAGGTCCGGCCGATCTGTTCGAGATCGTGGGTCTGAGCAGCTGGCTGGAGTGGCCAAGCCAGAACGGCCTGGTCCCCGAGGGCAGGACGGCAGGATGA
- the leuD gene encoding 3-isopropylmalate dehydratase small subunit, with the protein MKPIPFHRGTAIAVNRTSIDTDIIIPAKHCLRVTRSGFADHLFEGWRSDPNFALNDDRRREATVLVAGRDFGTGSSREAAVWALQEWGFQVIVSSRFGDIFYTNCGNNGVVAARIDDAPLHDLMSAVLDRPDTTVSIDLPTKTLEWRDGHVRHQTLIDIDDFTSRRLIEGLDDIDITLQRDSEITTYEHANSRYLPRKATVA; encoded by the coding sequence ATGAAGCCGATTCCCTTCCACCGCGGGACTGCGATCGCGGTCAACCGGACGTCCATCGACACCGACATCATCATCCCGGCCAAGCATTGCCTACGAGTGACACGCAGCGGATTCGCCGACCATCTGTTCGAGGGTTGGCGCTCCGACCCCAACTTCGCCCTGAACGACGACCGTCGTCGCGAGGCAACCGTCCTGGTGGCCGGACGCGACTTCGGCACCGGGTCCTCACGGGAGGCGGCCGTCTGGGCTCTGCAGGAGTGGGGTTTTCAGGTAATCGTGTCTTCGCGATTCGGCGACATCTTCTACACCAATTGCGGTAACAACGGTGTCGTGGCCGCGCGTATCGACGACGCGCCCCTGCACGATCTGATGAGTGCTGTGCTCGACCGGCCGGACACGACAGTCAGCATCGATCTCCCCACGAAGACCCTCGAGTGGCGCGACGGCCACGTCCGACATCAAACGCTCATCGATATCGACGACTTCACCAGCCGGCGTCTGATCGAGGGTCTTGACGACATAGACATCACCCTGCAGCGCGACTCGGAGATCACGACCTATGAGCACGCCAACAGTCGGTATCTACCCAGAAAGGCCACCGTCGCATGA
- the leuC gene encoding 3-isopropylmalate dehydratase large subunit → MIEKLWESHVVHRAPDSPDLLYVDFHLLHEGSSPQAFDGLRRSGRRVRRPDLTLATEDHIVPTGTLTYPPRNTTAALLMRTLRANCEEFGITLHPMNSQGQGIVHVIGPELGVTQPGMTVLCGDSHTSTHGAFGALAFGIGTSQVEHVLATQTLAAKKPKTMAVNVLGALPTGATAKDLALYIISQIGSGGAQGHIVEYRGDAIRSLSMEQRMTLCNMSIELGARAGLVGPDETTFDYLRGRSYAPSENQWAAATERWLSFSSDDDSDYDAQIDIDAGEVSPYVTWGTNPSQAAPLSATVPEPDSIANSEERLAADNALKYMDLAPGTPLSAIRVDTVFLGSCTNGRIEDLRAAADILRGRAVASGVRMVVVPGSMAVKADAEAEGLNRVFTDAGAEWRNPGCSLCVGMNDDVLARGQRAASTSNRNFEGRQGKGSRTHLVSPAVAAATAVTGQLTSPDRLAVLA, encoded by the coding sequence ATCATCGAAAAACTCTGGGAGTCGCACGTCGTTCATCGCGCGCCCGACTCCCCCGACCTCCTCTACGTGGACTTTCACCTTCTTCACGAAGGGTCTAGCCCGCAGGCGTTCGATGGCCTGCGACGCTCTGGTCGACGCGTTCGCCGGCCAGACCTGACGCTGGCCACCGAGGACCACATCGTGCCCACCGGAACACTGACCTATCCCCCACGCAACACCACTGCCGCATTGCTCATGCGGACACTGCGTGCAAACTGCGAAGAATTCGGGATCACCCTGCACCCCATGAATTCCCAAGGCCAAGGAATCGTTCACGTCATCGGACCAGAACTCGGCGTCACCCAGCCTGGGATGACGGTCCTCTGCGGAGACAGCCATACCAGCACCCACGGCGCGTTCGGTGCGCTTGCATTCGGCATCGGAACCAGCCAGGTCGAACATGTGCTCGCCACCCAAACCCTCGCCGCGAAGAAGCCCAAGACCATGGCGGTCAACGTTCTCGGTGCCCTGCCCACCGGGGCGACAGCCAAAGACCTGGCGCTGTACATCATTTCCCAGATCGGCTCGGGCGGGGCACAAGGGCACATCGTCGAGTACCGTGGCGACGCCATCCGTTCGCTCTCCATGGAGCAGCGTATGACATTATGCAACATGAGCATTGAGCTCGGAGCCCGCGCCGGTCTGGTCGGTCCGGACGAGACCACATTCGACTACCTGCGCGGTCGTTCGTACGCACCCAGCGAGAACCAGTGGGCTGCCGCAACCGAACGATGGCTGAGCTTCAGCAGCGACGACGACAGCGACTACGACGCCCAGATCGACATCGACGCAGGTGAAGTCTCACCGTACGTCACCTGGGGCACGAATCCCAGTCAGGCGGCACCACTATCCGCGACCGTGCCAGAGCCTGATTCGATAGCGAATTCCGAAGAACGACTCGCCGCCGACAATGCCCTGAAATACATGGATCTCGCGCCCGGCACACCTCTGTCTGCGATCCGCGTCGACACAGTCTTCCTCGGCTCATGCACAAACGGTCGTATCGAGGATCTTCGGGCCGCGGCGGACATCCTGCGCGGACGAGCCGTCGCGAGCGGGGTCCGAATGGTGGTGGTTCCCGGATCGATGGCGGTCAAAGCCGATGCCGAAGCGGAGGGACTCAACCGCGTCTTCACCGACGCCGGTGCGGAATGGCGCAATCCGGGCTGCTCGTTGTGTGTCGGCATGAACGACGACGTCCTTGCGCGTGGTCAGCGAGCCGCGTCCACATCCAACCGCAATTTCGAAGGGCGACAGGGAAAGGGATCTCGCACCCACCTGGTATCGCCTGCTGTTGCCGCGGCGACCGCCGTCACCGGGCAACTCACCTCTCCCGACAGATTGGCGGTACTCGCATGA
- a CDS encoding IclR family transcriptional regulator, whose amino-acid sequence MSTESVQVLGKIMRILDSFTPDQPRLTITEIRRITGLPPTTTARLVRTLVDHDLLRRTEDHYSIGLRSLSWTEAATAGSDLLEALGPVLIELRDLSGETSGAYVRRGNSRVAIAVELSQRSVVYQARVGQVMPMHAGAAGKVFMAFSDDIYRAAVAQEGPDAGGALSDLGALRSECDSIRAQGWAYTQGEREVGLNSLAAPVRDTSGLIIATLAVGGPSLRLSPEVAERLGPEIALSAERLSRRLGWRDEASPADTPDMPARNRPTA is encoded by the coding sequence TTGTCCACTGAATCGGTGCAGGTATTGGGGAAAATCATGCGGATCCTCGACAGCTTCACCCCCGATCAGCCCCGCCTTACCATCACGGAGATCCGACGAATCACCGGCCTACCGCCGACCACCACAGCGCGCCTCGTCCGGACACTGGTCGACCATGACCTGCTCCGCAGAACCGAGGACCACTACTCGATCGGGCTTCGGTCGCTGAGCTGGACCGAAGCGGCCACCGCCGGTTCGGACCTCCTCGAGGCCCTCGGTCCGGTGCTGATCGAATTGCGCGACCTGTCGGGAGAAACCTCTGGGGCCTATGTCCGCAGAGGCAACAGTCGAGTCGCGATCGCCGTCGAACTGTCACAACGTTCCGTGGTGTACCAGGCTCGCGTCGGGCAGGTGATGCCGATGCACGCCGGCGCAGCCGGCAAGGTGTTCATGGCGTTCAGCGACGACATCTACCGCGCTGCGGTGGCGCAGGAAGGACCCGACGCGGGCGGGGCGCTATCCGACCTGGGCGCCCTTCGCAGCGAGTGTGACAGCATCCGCGCGCAAGGCTGGGCGTATACGCAGGGTGAACGGGAGGTCGGGCTAAATTCGCTCGCCGCACCCGTCCGAGACACCTCCGGCCTGATCATCGCGACCCTTGCAGTCGGCGGGCCCTCGCTGCGCCTCTCCCCTGAAGTCGCCGAGCGGCTCGGCCCGGAGATCGCACTGTCTGCAGAACGGCTGTCCCGGCGACTCGGCTGGCGCGACGAGGCATCACCTGCCGACACACCTGACATGCCTGCGAGAAACCGCCCGACTGCTTGA
- a CDS encoding MmgE/PrpD family protein has translation MTQESPGNGASPVATWIAGLTFDDLSPEVCARVPVHLLDFIAVAAAGKVYADSSKSLRAATYPSHGPTVNPGADCTVVGETGALRMDLAAFLNGAYAHSLDFDDTTISSSLHPGAPVIAAALPIAEALQVGGSRLVIALAAGYEIACRVGEALGQSPYDRGFHPTGLAGIFGAVAAGAVLRRLDEEQTASALGIAGSMASGSLQCLEDGTWNKRIHPGLAARDALFALDLAHADFRGTADPLTGRYGALQAFSTDPDPSVLTAALGRDWRFLGTGVKPYPACRLTHGAIDAALEIRRTLSSGHLAGAGVTLEISPIALDIVGGAVSTKLRPTTTVDGQFSAYFQVATALQYGNLGWGVYDHLGDAAVEALIDQIEITANPDVATAGAVLAVGDEEVRIDAPSGEPDGDLDFDVVERKFRSITTAVWAPSRRDDIVSALRDLPAAPDVAEVIRLLRA, from the coding sequence ATGACACAAGAATCGCCCGGTAATGGGGCGTCACCGGTCGCGACCTGGATTGCCGGCCTCACCTTCGACGACTTGTCCCCGGAGGTATGTGCCCGGGTACCCGTACACCTTCTGGACTTTATCGCTGTGGCCGCGGCGGGCAAGGTATATGCAGACTCCAGCAAATCGCTGCGAGCGGCCACATATCCGTCACATGGTCCGACCGTCAATCCCGGCGCGGATTGCACTGTGGTCGGTGAAACCGGGGCGCTGCGAATGGATCTCGCGGCCTTCTTGAATGGCGCGTACGCCCACTCGCTGGACTTCGACGACACGACGATCTCGTCGTCGTTGCATCCGGGGGCTCCGGTCATCGCCGCTGCGTTGCCGATCGCGGAGGCTCTGCAGGTCGGTGGCAGCCGCTTGGTCATCGCACTCGCCGCGGGATATGAGATCGCATGCCGCGTCGGTGAAGCGCTCGGCCAATCGCCCTACGATCGCGGCTTTCATCCCACGGGGCTGGCGGGCATCTTCGGTGCGGTAGCGGCCGGAGCCGTGCTGCGGAGACTGGATGAGGAGCAGACAGCCAGCGCGCTGGGCATCGCTGGCTCCATGGCGTCGGGATCGCTGCAGTGTCTTGAGGACGGCACGTGGAACAAGCGTATTCACCCCGGGTTGGCGGCGCGTGATGCGCTGTTCGCACTTGACCTCGCGCACGCCGATTTTCGTGGCACCGCAGATCCGCTGACCGGGCGATATGGTGCGCTGCAGGCGTTCTCGACCGATCCGGACCCAAGTGTGCTGACTGCGGCGTTGGGGCGCGACTGGCGTTTCCTCGGGACTGGCGTCAAGCCGTACCCCGCGTGCCGACTCACCCACGGCGCGATCGACGCAGCGCTCGAGATCCGACGCACACTATCGTCCGGGCATCTGGCCGGCGCCGGCGTCACGCTCGAGATCAGTCCGATCGCTCTCGATATCGTCGGCGGGGCGGTGTCGACCAAGTTGCGTCCGACGACCACGGTGGATGGCCAGTTCAGTGCCTATTTTCAGGTCGCGACAGCATTGCAATACGGAAATCTCGGATGGGGGGTGTACGACCATCTGGGTGATGCGGCGGTCGAGGCCCTGATCGACCAGATCGAGATCACCGCCAATCCCGATGTCGCGACCGCTGGTGCTGTTCTAGCGGTCGGTGACGAGGAGGTCAGGATCGACGCCCCGTCTGGTGAGCCGGACGGTGACCTGGATTTCGATGTGGTGGAGCGCAAGTTCCGGTCGATCACCACCGCGGTATGGGCTCCGTCGCGCCGTGATGACATCGTGTCGGCATTGCGAGACCTGCCGGCGGCGCCGGACGTCGCCGAGGTGATCCGACTATTGCGCGCGTGA
- a CDS encoding SLC13 family permease, producing the protein MQTHMHIIGVLVLAGILVLGTVRPINLGALSLVAAFIVGTVGFGSTVPEILEPFPANLFVMLVGITYLFSVARASGTVDWMVEGAVRLTGNRAHVIPWVLFVLGLIICSIGAFSPAVAAMLAPIAMSFAVKYRLDPLLSSIVIGLGCIAGSFSPIAPLGLIVNSVGERSGIEVNPTVLYLGVLAMTTLVAVGTAVVLRLAHRSNASDDGDLSGEERFPVVGNSRPSGPGAMAAPTEVHRPGVENHVTLAGFVVLAIGGLVIGWDIGFLALTIAVVLTLVFPGSSKNAMSEISWGVILLICGVLTYVGLLEENGTVEWAGAKVATAGAPMITALLILVVAAVASAAASTTGLLGMIVPLAVPFLATGHVSVVGFLIALAISSSLVDLSPFSTGGAIYLANAPERWRPSLYRGLLKFTGAMVIVGPLVSWLLLVVPNWM; encoded by the coding sequence ATGCAAACCCATATGCACATCATCGGCGTCCTGGTGCTTGCGGGCATCCTCGTCTTGGGAACTGTACGACCGATCAATCTTGGCGCGCTGTCGCTGGTCGCCGCGTTCATCGTCGGAACGGTCGGGTTCGGGTCCACCGTGCCCGAGATACTCGAGCCCTTTCCTGCGAACTTGTTTGTGATGCTCGTGGGCATCACCTACCTGTTCTCGGTCGCTCGCGCGAGTGGAACAGTCGATTGGATGGTCGAAGGTGCCGTGCGATTGACCGGTAATCGCGCGCACGTGATCCCTTGGGTTCTGTTTGTGTTGGGACTCATCATCTGCTCGATCGGGGCGTTCTCGCCGGCCGTGGCGGCGATGCTCGCGCCAATCGCCATGAGCTTCGCGGTCAAGTATCGGCTGGATCCGCTGCTGTCCAGCATCGTCATCGGATTGGGTTGCATCGCCGGATCATTCTCGCCTATTGCGCCGCTCGGACTGATCGTCAACAGCGTGGGCGAACGAAGCGGCATCGAGGTCAATCCGACCGTTCTCTACCTCGGTGTGCTCGCCATGACCACTCTCGTGGCTGTCGGAACCGCGGTGGTGCTGCGACTGGCTCACCGCTCGAACGCCTCCGACGACGGAGATCTCTCCGGCGAGGAGCGGTTTCCGGTGGTGGGCAACTCCCGGCCGAGTGGGCCCGGTGCGATGGCCGCACCGACCGAAGTTCACCGACCGGGTGTCGAGAACCACGTGACCTTGGCCGGATTCGTGGTGCTAGCCATAGGCGGCCTTGTCATCGGTTGGGACATAGGGTTTCTCGCTCTCACCATCGCCGTCGTGCTGACCCTGGTGTTCCCCGGGTCGAGTAAGAATGCGATGTCGGAGATCAGCTGGGGCGTGATCCTGCTCATATGTGGTGTGCTGACCTATGTCGGGCTCCTCGAGGAAAACGGAACCGTGGAGTGGGCAGGCGCCAAGGTCGCGACGGCCGGAGCGCCGATGATCACGGCATTGCTCATCCTGGTGGTGGCGGCCGTCGCGTCGGCGGCCGCCTCCACCACGGGGCTGCTCGGGATGATCGTCCCCCTCGCGGTGCCGTTCCTGGCCACGGGGCATGTCTCGGTGGTGGGATTCCTCATCGCGCTGGCGATCTCGTCCTCATTGGTGGATCTGTCGCCTTTCTCCACCGGCGGAGCAATCTACCTCGCCAACGCGCCGGAACGGTGGCGTCCGAGCCTGTACCGAGGGTTGCTGAAGTTCACTGGCGCGATGGTGATTGTCGGGCCGCTCGTGTCATGGCTGCTCTTGGTGGTGCCGAACTGGATGTGA
- a CDS encoding dihydroorotase: protein MDNDLIIAGGTLVSPQGKRRANVLIRDGQVSAITQAVPPDVEVIDATGLFVMPGAVDTHVHLMDPGSPEREDFPTGTSAAAVSGVTTIIEHSHGRPVRTTADLNEKRHYLVGRSSVDFGLAAHAWPGSSSDVADLWIAGAAFFKVFTCPTHGVPGHNPAALKAHLEATALSGAVSLIHCEDESLTAEAESLLREEGRDDNAILIDWRNRDAEIVAAAVAAILVRRTSARASVAHVSNPEVAAYIAAERARGALLFAESCPQYFLLREDEVHHQGPLRKFTPPVRARTSDDEAQMWRLLREGTLTHMSTDHAPSTLEQKRDGDIWNVHFGLPGLDSTMSLLLDAAARDQLAYEDVVRVYCEKPAQIYGLWPRKGRLAVGADADILLVDPTAKRTLRNDDVLSKAGWTPYDGREVQGRVVQTFLRGQLIAEEGKPVNDRVGRFLPGAGAVEA, encoded by the coding sequence ATGGACAACGACCTCATCATCGCCGGCGGAACACTCGTGTCGCCGCAAGGCAAACGACGGGCCAACGTCCTCATCCGAGACGGGCAGGTGTCTGCCATCACCCAGGCTGTACCGCCAGATGTCGAAGTCATCGATGCAACGGGGCTGTTCGTGATGCCCGGCGCGGTCGACACGCACGTGCATCTGATGGATCCGGGGAGTCCCGAGCGCGAGGACTTCCCTACCGGGACGAGCGCGGCTGCGGTGTCCGGGGTCACCACCATCATCGAGCATTCCCACGGCCGCCCGGTCCGCACCACGGCCGACCTCAACGAGAAGCGGCACTACTTGGTCGGTCGCTCGTCAGTGGACTTCGGCCTGGCGGCGCATGCCTGGCCGGGAAGTTCGAGCGACGTGGCCGACTTGTGGATTGCCGGAGCGGCGTTTTTCAAGGTCTTTACCTGCCCCACTCACGGTGTCCCTGGCCACAATCCCGCTGCGCTCAAGGCACATCTCGAGGCGACTGCACTCAGCGGCGCAGTGAGCTTGATCCATTGCGAAGACGAATCCCTCACTGCAGAAGCAGAATCGCTGCTACGAGAAGAGGGACGCGATGACAACGCTATCCTCATCGACTGGCGTAACCGCGATGCCGAAATCGTCGCGGCCGCCGTCGCCGCGATCCTGGTTCGACGTACCTCGGCACGCGCGTCGGTTGCGCATGTCAGCAATCCAGAGGTTGCCGCCTACATCGCCGCTGAGCGCGCGCGCGGCGCACTGCTCTTCGCAGAGAGTTGTCCACAGTACTTTCTGCTTCGCGAGGACGAGGTTCACCACCAGGGGCCACTACGCAAGTTCACCCCGCCGGTCCGCGCGAGAACATCTGACGATGAGGCTCAGATGTGGAGGCTACTCAGGGAGGGAACGCTGACGCACATGTCCACCGATCATGCCCCGTCGACTCTCGAGCAGAAGAGAGACGGAGACATCTGGAATGTGCACTTCGGCCTGCCAGGCCTCGACAGCACAATGTCGCTACTCCTGGATGCAGCCGCACGCGATCAGCTGGCTTACGAGGATGTTGTGCGAGTCTATTGTGAGAAACCAGCCCAGATCTACGGCCTCTGGCCTCGAAAAGGCAGACTTGCCGTGGGCGCCGATGCAGACATCCTGCTCGTCGACCCAACCGCAAAGCGAACTCTTCGGAATGACGATGTCCTTTCCAAGGCCGGCTGGACACCCTATGACGGACGCGAAGTGCAGGGCAGAGTCGTACAAACGTTCCTGCGCGGTCAGCTGATCGCCGAGGAAGGCAAGCCGGTGAACGATCGAGTCGGTCGTTTTCTGCCGGGTGCGGGGGCAGTCGAAGCGTGA